From the Accumulibacter sp. genome, one window contains:
- the rpsA gene encoding 30S ribosomal protein S1 has translation MSANPTMQESFAQLFEESLGRQEMRPGEVITAEVVRIDQNFVVVNAGLKSESYIELAEFLNDQGAIEVKVGDFVQVAIEQLENGFGETRLSRDRAKRVAAWNALEQALNDGSLVSGTITGKVKGGLTVMTNSVRAFLPGSLVDMRPVKDTTPYEGKTYEFKVIKLDRKRNNVVVSRRAVLEASVGEEREALLAALREGSVVKGVVKNITDYGAFVDLGGIDGLLHITDLAWRRVRHPSEVLAVGDEVQAKILKFDQEKNRVSLGLKQLGEDPWVGISRRYPPTTRLFGKVTNLTDYGAFVEIEQGIEGLVHVSEMDWTNKNVHPSKVVQLGDEVEVMILEIDEDRRRISLGMKQCAANPWDEFSMNYKKGDRVRGAIKSITDFGVFIGLPGGIDGLVHLSDLSWSVPGEEAIRNFRKGDEVDAVVLAIDTDKERISLGIKQLDGDPYTSYIATHDKNSIARGVIKSVDARGAVVMLEGDIEAYLRASEVSRERIDDLTKVYKEGDRIEAMIINVDRKTRSISLSIRAREQAEQHEAMQKFSADSSASSGTTNLGALLKAKLNNPQ, from the coding sequence ATGTCAGCCAATCCCACCATGCAGGAAAGCTTTGCCCAACTTTTCGAAGAGAGCCTCGGTCGCCAGGAAATGCGGCCCGGCGAGGTCATCACCGCGGAAGTCGTGCGCATCGACCAGAACTTCGTCGTCGTCAATGCCGGCCTCAAGTCCGAGAGCTATATCGAACTTGCGGAATTCCTCAACGACCAGGGCGCCATCGAAGTCAAGGTCGGCGATTTCGTCCAGGTCGCGATCGAGCAGCTCGAGAACGGTTTCGGCGAGACCCGTCTGTCGCGCGACCGGGCGAAGCGGGTCGCAGCCTGGAACGCGCTCGAGCAGGCGCTCAACGATGGCAGCCTGGTCTCCGGCACGATCACCGGCAAGGTCAAGGGTGGCCTGACCGTGATGACCAACAGCGTGCGGGCGTTCCTGCCGGGTTCGCTGGTCGACATGCGTCCGGTCAAGGACACGACGCCGTACGAAGGCAAGACCTACGAGTTCAAGGTCATCAAGCTCGACCGCAAGCGCAACAACGTGGTGGTGTCGCGCCGCGCCGTCCTCGAGGCGAGCGTCGGCGAAGAGCGCGAAGCGCTGCTCGCGGCGCTGCGCGAAGGCAGCGTCGTCAAGGGCGTGGTGAAGAACATCACCGATTACGGCGCCTTCGTCGACCTCGGCGGCATCGATGGCCTGCTGCACATCACCGATCTCGCGTGGCGTCGTGTCCGCCACCCGTCCGAGGTGCTGGCAGTCGGCGACGAAGTGCAGGCCAAGATTCTCAAGTTCGACCAGGAAAAGAACCGGGTGTCGCTCGGCCTCAAGCAACTCGGTGAGGATCCGTGGGTCGGCATCTCGCGCCGTTACCCGCCGACGACCCGCCTCTTCGGCAAGGTGACCAACCTGACCGACTACGGCGCCTTCGTCGAGATCGAGCAGGGAATCGAGGGTCTGGTACATGTCTCGGAGATGGACTGGACGAACAAGAACGTCCACCCGTCGAAGGTCGTCCAGCTTGGCGACGAGGTCGAGGTGATGATCCTCGAGATCGACGAGGATCGCCGCCGCATCTCGCTCGGCATGAAGCAGTGTGCGGCCAATCCGTGGGACGAGTTCTCGATGAACTACAAGAAGGGCGACCGGGTGCGCGGGGCGATCAAGTCGATCACCGACTTCGGCGTCTTCATCGGCCTGCCGGGCGGCATCGACGGTCTCGTTCACCTCTCGGATCTGTCGTGGTCGGTTCCCGGCGAGGAGGCGATCCGCAACTTCCGCAAGGGCGACGAGGTGGACGCGGTGGTGCTGGCGATCGATACCGACAAGGAGCGCATCTCGCTTGGCATCAAGCAGCTCGATGGCGATCCCTACACCAGCTACATCGCGACGCACGACAAGAACAGCATCGCCCGCGGCGTCATCAAGTCGGTCGATGCGCGTGGCGCCGTGGTTATGCTCGAGGGCGACATCGAAGCCTACCTGCGTGCCTCCGAGGTCTCGCGCGAGCGCATCGACGACCTCACCAAGGTATACAAGGAAGGCGACCGGATCGAGGCGATGATCATCAACGTCGATCGCAAGACGCGTTCGATCAGTCTCTCGATCAGGGCCCGCGAACAGGCGGAACAGCACGAGGCGATGCAGAAGTTCTCGGCCGACAGCAGCGCCAGTTCGGGAACGACGAACCTGGGTGCCTTGCTCAAGGCCAAGCTGAACAATCCGCAGTAA
- a CDS encoding integration host factor subunit beta: MTKSDLIAELARRFPQLVAKDADLSVKMILEAMAEALGRGDRIEIRGFGSFALNYRPPRVGRNPKSGEKVEVPEKWVPHFKAGKELRERVDAAPE; this comes from the coding sequence ATGACCAAGTCGGACCTGATCGCCGAACTGGCCCGGCGCTTCCCGCAACTCGTTGCCAAGGACGCTGACCTGTCGGTGAAGATGATTCTCGAGGCGATGGCAGAGGCACTGGGCAGAGGTGACCGGATCGAGATTCGCGGTTTCGGCAGCTTTGCCCTGAACTATCGGCCGCCGCGCGTCGGGCGCAACCCGAAGTCCGGCGAGAAAGTCGAGGTGCCGGAAAAATGGGTACCGCATTTCAAGGCTGGCAAGGAGTTGCGTGAGCGCGTGGACGCCGCGCCGGAGTGA
- the lapB gene encoding lipopolysaccharide assembly protein LapB has product MIEFDYWQLLLFPLFFGLGWLAARIDIRHLVRESRALPRSYFQGLNFLLNAQPDRAIEAFVEAVKVDPQTIELHFALGSLFRRRGETDRAIRMHQNLIEREDLKHDLKLQALAELGQDYLKAGLLDRAEAVFDKLRDSELGEEAKRNLLEIYQLEKHWEKAIAIASELPDFASHKEIAEYHCELAAAEIIRSRRDLAAGYLQTALERNRKCVRASLLWGDMLLQEEQWEAAIESWQRIEQQDPAYLALVAQRLLGAFRKLDRRDAGLRLLRGYLEHYPSLDLLDVVFQLVLEGDGAEAAYELVRDELKRNPTLLGFDKLLEARLLLASAESRPDLELAKGIVQTYTRRLARYRCDNCGFKARQFYWRCPACGGWETYSPKRSEEFDLTP; this is encoded by the coding sequence ATGATTGAGTTCGACTACTGGCAGCTGCTGCTCTTCCCGCTCTTCTTCGGCCTCGGCTGGCTGGCGGCACGGATCGACATCCGCCACTTGGTGCGCGAGTCGCGCGCACTGCCGCGTTCGTACTTCCAGGGGCTCAACTTTCTTCTCAATGCGCAGCCCGACCGCGCCATCGAGGCTTTCGTCGAGGCGGTCAAGGTCGATCCGCAGACGATCGAACTGCACTTCGCGCTCGGCAGCCTGTTCCGCCGGCGCGGCGAAACCGATCGCGCGATCCGCATGCACCAGAATCTCATCGAGCGCGAAGACCTGAAGCACGATCTGAAACTGCAGGCACTGGCGGAGCTCGGGCAGGACTACCTCAAGGCAGGCCTGCTCGATCGCGCGGAAGCGGTCTTCGACAAGCTGCGCGACTCCGAGCTCGGCGAGGAGGCGAAGCGCAACCTGCTCGAAATCTATCAGCTCGAGAAACATTGGGAGAAAGCGATCGCGATCGCTTCGGAGCTGCCGGACTTTGCTTCGCACAAGGAAATCGCCGAGTACCATTGCGAGCTCGCGGCAGCCGAGATCATTCGTTCACGCCGCGATCTCGCCGCGGGCTACCTGCAGACGGCGCTCGAGCGCAATCGCAAGTGTGTTCGCGCCAGCCTGCTGTGGGGCGACATGCTGTTGCAGGAGGAGCAGTGGGAGGCCGCCATCGAGTCCTGGCAGCGGATCGAACAGCAGGACCCGGCCTATCTGGCACTGGTGGCGCAGCGTCTGCTCGGCGCCTTCCGCAAGCTCGACCGGCGGGATGCAGGCCTCAGACTGCTGCGCGGCTATCTCGAGCACTATCCGTCGCTCGACCTGCTGGATGTGGTTTTTCAGCTCGTCCTCGAGGGCGATGGCGCGGAGGCCGCCTACGAACTGGTGCGTGACGAGCTGAAGCGGAACCCGACGCTGCTCGGCTTCGACAAGCTTCTCGAGGCGAGACTGTTGCTCGCCAGTGCCGAGAGTCGTCCCGACCTTGAGCTGGCGAAAGGCATCGTGCAGACGTACACGCGCCGCCTGGCGCGCTATCGGTGCGATAATTGCGGCTTCAAGGCGCGCCAGTTCTACTGGCGCTGTCCGGCCTGCGGCGGCTGGGAGACCTATTCCCCCAAGCGCAGCGAAGAGTTCGACCTGACACCCTAG
- the rfaE1 gene encoding D-glycero-beta-D-manno-heptose-7-phosphate kinase, with amino-acid sequence MRLPDLSAARLLIVGDVMLDRYWFGDVARISPEAPVPVVRIGRSEERPGGAANVARNVAALGAHATLLSVVGDDEAGRSLQQLLAASGIDVSLHVDPAISTTVKLRVIGRQQQLLRIDFETWPSHEVLRAKLAEFAVRVADCDAVILSDYGKGGLTHIGEMIRLANAAGKQVLVDPKGDDFSKYSGATVVTPNRAELRTVVGRWQDEGELARKATALREQLQLDALLVTRSEEGMSLFHRSALIHEKAVAREVFDVSGAGDTVIATLAVMLACAAGWPDAVHAANVAAGLVVGKLGTAVVEGGELAAAVK; translated from the coding sequence ATGCGGCTGCCTGATCTGTCGGCGGCGCGCCTGCTGATCGTCGGCGACGTCATGCTCGACCGCTACTGGTTCGGCGATGTCGCGCGCATCTCGCCCGAGGCGCCGGTGCCGGTGGTCCGTATTGGCCGCAGCGAAGAGCGGCCGGGCGGCGCGGCGAACGTCGCGCGCAACGTCGCCGCGCTGGGGGCGCACGCCACCCTGCTGTCGGTCGTCGGCGATGACGAGGCGGGCCGCAGCCTGCAGCAGTTGCTGGCAGCCAGCGGTATCGACGTCAGCCTGCATGTCGATCCGGCGATCAGCACGACGGTCAAGCTGCGTGTGATCGGCCGCCAGCAGCAGTTGTTGCGCATCGACTTCGAGACTTGGCCATCGCACGAGGTCCTGCGCGCAAAACTGGCGGAGTTCGCTGTCCGGGTGGCCGACTGTGACGCGGTGATCCTCTCCGACTATGGCAAGGGAGGCCTGACGCACATTGGCGAGATGATCCGGCTGGCAAACGCAGCCGGCAAGCAGGTTCTGGTTGACCCGAAGGGCGACGATTTCTCGAAGTATTCCGGCGCAACCGTGGTGACGCCGAACCGTGCCGAGTTGCGGACCGTCGTCGGCCGCTGGCAGGACGAGGGCGAACTGGCGCGCAAGGCGACCGCCTTGCGCGAGCAGTTGCAACTCGACGCCTTGCTGGTGACGCGCAGTGAAGAAGGGATGTCGCTCTTCCACCGCTCGGCGCTGATCCACGAGAAGGCGGTGGCACGGGAAGTCTTCGACGTCTCGGGTGCCGGGGACACGGTGATCGCCACCCTGGCAGTGATGCTCGCCTGCGCCGCCGGCTGGCCGGACGCGGTGCATGCGGCGAACGTCGCCGCTGGGCTGGTCGTCGGCAAGCTGGGGACTGCCGTGGTCGAGGGCGGCGAACTGGCGGCCGCGGTGAAGTGA
- the rfaD gene encoding ADP-glyceromanno-heptose 6-epimerase: protein MYTIVTGAAGFIGANLVRALNERGVRRIIAVDNLTRADKFRNLVDCDIADYLDKQEFIDRLLAGHFDGDVDAILHQGACSDTMEGDGRYMMENNYRYSLGILDWCLDQEVPLLYASSAATYGGGRVFREERAHEAPLNVYGYSKFLFDQIVRQRLTVNGSSSSQVVGFRYFNVYGPRESHKGRMASVAFHHYHQFRSDGKVRLFAGCDGHADGEQRRDFVYVEDVVRVNLFFLDHPERSGIFNVGTGRAQTFNELAVANVNACRALAGESPLPLAELVGQGLIEYVPFPADLRGRYQSFTEADLTKLRRAGYQATFADVGEGVARYVDWLNAHG, encoded by the coding sequence ATGTACACCATCGTCACCGGCGCCGCCGGCTTCATTGGCGCCAATCTCGTCCGGGCGCTGAACGAGCGCGGCGTGCGCCGGATCATCGCCGTCGACAACCTGACACGGGCCGACAAGTTCCGCAACCTGGTCGATTGCGACATCGCCGATTACCTCGACAAGCAGGAGTTCATCGATCGCCTGCTGGCTGGCCATTTCGACGGTGACGTCGACGCCATCCTGCATCAGGGCGCCTGCTCCGACACCATGGAAGGCGATGGTCGCTACATGATGGAGAACAATTACCGCTACTCGCTCGGCATCCTCGACTGGTGTCTCGACCAGGAGGTGCCGTTGCTCTATGCCTCGAGCGCGGCAACCTACGGCGGTGGCCGGGTTTTCCGCGAGGAGCGGGCGCACGAGGCGCCACTGAACGTCTACGGTTACTCGAAGTTCCTCTTCGATCAGATAGTCCGTCAGAGGTTGACCGTGAATGGCTCGTCGAGCTCGCAGGTGGTCGGTTTCCGCTACTTCAACGTCTATGGACCGCGCGAGTCGCACAAGGGGCGGATGGCGTCGGTGGCTTTCCACCACTACCACCAGTTTCGCAGCGATGGCAAGGTCAGGCTATTCGCCGGTTGTGACGGTCATGCCGACGGCGAGCAGCGGCGCGACTTCGTGTACGTCGAGGACGTCGTCCGCGTGAACCTTTTCTTCCTCGATCACCCTGAACGATCGGGTATCTTCAACGTCGGTACGGGGCGCGCGCAGACCTTCAACGAGTTGGCGGTGGCGAACGTCAATGCCTGCCGGGCGCTTGCCGGTGAGAGTCCGTTGCCGCTGGCGGAGCTGGTTGGGCAGGGATTGATCGAATATGTGCCTTTTCCTGCGGATCTCAGAGGCCGCTATCAGAGTTTCACCGAGGCGGATCTGACGAAGTTGCGCCGGGCTGGCTACCAGGCGACCTTTGCCGACGTCGGCGAGGGTGTGGCACGCTATGTCGACTGGTTGAATGCTCATGGTTGA
- the cysM gene encoding cysteine synthase CysM, translated as MVETLEDQVGGTPLVILKRLPGTLGAARGNRILAKLEGNNPAGSVKDRPALSMIARAERRGDIRPGDTLIEATSGNTGIALAMVAAARGYRMLLVMPENQSVERRQTMRAFGAELVLTPRDGGMELARDIAEGMQREGRGIILDQFANPDNPLAHYEGTGPELWRQTAGGITHFVSSMGTTGTIMGVSRYLKERNAAICIVGCQPEEGSQIPGIRKWPEAYLPKIFERTRVDRVESVSQDAAEEMTRRLAREEGIFAGISSGGALTVALRLAAEVENATIVSIVCDRGDRYLSTGVFPA; from the coding sequence ATGGTTGAGACCCTCGAGGACCAGGTTGGCGGTACGCCGCTGGTGATCCTGAAGCGCCTGCCGGGCACGCTTGGCGCGGCGCGCGGCAACCGCATCCTGGCGAAACTGGAGGGCAACAATCCGGCCGGATCGGTCAAGGATCGTCCGGCGCTATCGATGATCGCGCGGGCCGAACGGCGCGGTGACATCCGGCCGGGCGACACGCTGATCGAGGCGACCTCGGGCAACACCGGTATCGCGCTGGCGATGGTGGCCGCCGCGCGCGGCTACCGCATGTTGTTGGTGATGCCGGAGAACCAGAGCGTCGAGCGGCGGCAGACGATGCGTGCCTTTGGCGCCGAACTGGTGCTGACGCCGCGCGACGGCGGGATGGAGCTGGCGCGTGACATCGCCGAGGGCATGCAAAGGGAGGGTCGCGGCATCATCCTCGACCAGTTTGCCAACCCTGACAACCCGCTGGCGCACTATGAGGGCACCGGCCCGGAGCTGTGGCGGCAGACGGCCGGCGGCATCACCCATTTCGTCAGCAGCATGGGAACCACCGGGACGATCATGGGTGTCTCGCGTTATCTCAAGGAACGGAACGCGGCGATCTGCATCGTCGGTTGCCAGCCGGAGGAAGGTTCGCAGATCCCGGGGATCCGCAAGTGGCCGGAGGCCTACCTGCCGAAGATCTTCGAGCGCACGCGGGTTGATCGCGTCGAGTCGGTGTCACAGGACGCAGCGGAAGAGATGACCCGTCGCCTGGCGCGCGAGGAGGGCATCTTCGCCGGCATCTCCTCGGGTGGCGCGCTCACCGTTGCCCTGCGGCTGGCTGCCGAAGTCGAGAATGCAACCATCGTCAGCATCGTCTGCGACCGCGGTGACCGCTACCTGTCGACCGGCGTCTTCCCGGCCTGA
- a CDS encoding 3'-5' exonuclease yields the protein MKPVLAFDIETVPDVAGLRRLHLLDPGLSDEEVAELAFQRRRAATGNDFLPLHLQRVVVISCALRVGRDFRVWSLAAPELGEAEIIQRFFDGVEKFTPQLLSWNGGGFDLPVLHYRGLIHGLVAPRYWDLGDGDHADSRDFKWNNYISRYHTRHLDLMDLLALYQPRAAVPLDELARLIGFPGKLGMDGSKVWQAWQEGRSAEIRDYCETDAVNTYLVGVRFRLMRGEISASEYEQEQVRVRAAVQRLDKLHWREFLAAWA from the coding sequence ATGAAGCCGGTTCTCGCTTTTGACATCGAGACGGTTCCGGACGTCGCGGGTCTGCGCCGCCTGCATCTGCTCGATCCGGGCCTGTCCGATGAGGAAGTCGCCGAACTCGCGTTCCAGCGACGGCGGGCGGCGACCGGCAACGACTTCCTGCCCTTGCACCTGCAGCGGGTGGTGGTGATTTCCTGTGCGCTGCGTGTGGGGAGGGATTTCCGTGTCTGGTCCCTGGCTGCACCCGAGCTCGGCGAGGCGGAGATCATCCAGCGTTTCTTCGACGGCGTGGAGAAGTTCACGCCGCAACTGTTGTCCTGGAATGGCGGTGGCTTCGACTTGCCTGTACTGCACTACCGGGGGCTGATTCACGGCTTGGTCGCTCCTCGCTACTGGGACCTCGGCGATGGTGATCACGCCGACAGTCGCGATTTCAAGTGGAACAATTACATCAGCCGCTATCACACCCGTCACCTCGATCTGATGGACCTTCTGGCACTCTATCAGCCGCGCGCCGCCGTGCCGTTGGACGAACTGGCGAGGCTGATCGGTTTCCCCGGCAAGCTCGGGATGGATGGCAGCAAGGTGTGGCAGGCATGGCAGGAAGGTCGCAGTGCCGAGATTCGCGACTACTGTGAGACCGACGCCGTCAATACCTATCTCGTCGGAGTCCGCTTTCGCTTGATGCGCGGCGAGATCTCCGCCAGTGAGTACGAGCAGGAGCAGGTTCGCGTGCGCGCTGCCGTGCAGCGCCTCGACAAGCTGCACTGGCGCGAGTTCCTCGCTGCGTGGGCTTAG
- a CDS encoding amino acid ABC transporter substrate-binding protein codes for MRLHLSWRCLVASLLLSLAPLVQAAGTLDKIKASRTIALGYRDSSIPFSYTGNDNQPWGYSVDLCTRVAAGVARQLGLEELQLLWVAVTPETRIAKLKSGEIDLECGSTTASLSRMQEVDFSLPIFVDGTAYLSRRAAGIRRLEDLAGRRIAVAGGTTSERMLAAALAQHRISAELVLVSDHQHGLAALLQGRADAYASDRALLIGLALDSGNQSDWTIGPETLSYEPYALVTRRNDADFRLVVNSVLARLSRSREIYDIYDRWFGHLAKPGARLDNLYYLNGLPE; via the coding sequence ATGCGGTTGCATCTCTCGTGGCGTTGCCTCGTGGCGAGCCTGTTGCTGTCGCTGGCGCCGCTGGTGCAGGCGGCGGGGACTCTGGACAAGATCAAGGCGAGCCGGACCATCGCGCTCGGTTACCGGGACTCGTCGATCCCGTTCTCGTACACCGGCAACGACAACCAGCCCTGGGGCTACTCGGTGGACCTCTGCACGCGCGTCGCCGCCGGCGTCGCCCGCCAATTGGGTCTCGAAGAACTGCAGCTGCTCTGGGTGGCGGTGACGCCGGAAACGCGGATCGCGAAACTGAAATCCGGCGAGATCGACCTCGAATGCGGTTCGACGACGGCGTCCCTGTCGCGCATGCAGGAGGTGGACTTCAGTCTGCCGATCTTCGTCGATGGCACTGCGTATCTCTCGCGGCGCGCGGCGGGAATCAGGCGCCTCGAGGATCTGGCCGGGAGGAGGATCGCCGTTGCCGGCGGAACGACCAGCGAGCGGATGCTCGCCGCGGCGCTGGCGCAGCATCGCATCAGTGCGGAACTGGTCTTGGTCAGCGACCACCAGCACGGGCTGGCCGCGCTCTTGCAGGGCAGGGCAGACGCCTATGCCTCGGACCGCGCGCTGCTGATCGGGCTGGCGCTCGATTCCGGCAACCAGAGCGACTGGACGATCGGTCCCGAGACCCTCTCGTATGAGCCCTATGCGCTGGTGACCCGGCGCAACGACGCCGATTTTCGTCTGGTGGTGAACTCGGTGCTGGCCCGCCTGTCGCGCAGCCGCGAAATCTACGACATTTACGATCGGTGGTTCGGTCATCTTGCCAAACCGGGTGCGCGGCTGGACAACCTGTATTATTTGAACGGTCTGCCGGAGTAG
- a CDS encoding type I secretion system permease/ATPase, with protein sequence MTRPAQQRSELAEVLLSFRRAFLTVGSFSFFINLLMLTPAIYMLQIYDRALGSRNVTTLLMLTLITLGLFGLMSLLEWIRSMVLVRVGARLDLDINSRVFDATFERNLRQAGQNPAQALSDLASMRQTLTGAGLIALTDAPWMPIYVLVIFMLHVQLGIFALIGVLLLVILAVINERISAGPLGEAQKLAMAANAQANNNLRNAEVIEAMGMLPAIRSRWFKLHQKFLMQQAVASDRAGVLNAITRFVRISMQSLALGYGALLAIEGEITPGMMIAGSIIIGRALAPVEVLIANWKQLVSARAAYGRLAELLQVYPARVAGMPLPRPEGVVLVENAATAAPGSRVLILKNVSFSLKAGEVVAVIGPSASGKSTLARLLVGVWPPLAGCVRLDGAEVFKWNKDELGRHLGYLPQDIELFDGTVAENIARFGDLDSEKVLAAAQAAGVHDLVLMLPMGYDTPLGDGGNALSGGQKQRIGLARALYGDPALIVLDEPNSNLDDQGEAALAETLRRLKAAKRTVVIITHRMSTLAVADSILVMHEGTVKLHGPRDQVLAALRSGNQAGAERQGGGGRPAAVAVAGNTPATPRFGA encoded by the coding sequence ATGACTAGGCCAGCACAGCAACGCAGCGAGCTCGCCGAGGTGCTGCTGTCTTTCCGCCGGGCGTTCCTGACCGTCGGCAGCTTCAGCTTCTTCATCAACCTGCTGATGCTGACGCCGGCCATCTACATGCTGCAGATCTACGATCGTGCGCTCGGCAGCCGAAACGTCACGACGCTGCTGATGTTGACGCTGATCACGCTCGGCCTGTTCGGACTGATGTCGCTGCTCGAGTGGATCAGGTCGATGGTACTGGTTCGGGTCGGGGCGCGTCTCGATCTCGACATCAATTCGCGTGTCTTCGATGCGACCTTCGAGCGTAATCTGCGCCAGGCGGGCCAGAATCCGGCGCAGGCACTGAGTGACCTCGCCTCCATGCGGCAGACGCTGACGGGTGCCGGCCTGATTGCCCTGACGGATGCGCCGTGGATGCCGATCTACGTCCTGGTGATCTTCATGCTGCACGTGCAGCTCGGTATCTTTGCGCTGATCGGCGTACTGCTGCTGGTGATCTTGGCAGTCATCAATGAACGGATTTCGGCCGGGCCTCTGGGCGAGGCCCAGAAGCTGGCGATGGCCGCCAATGCGCAAGCCAACAACAATCTGCGCAACGCCGAGGTGATCGAGGCAATGGGGATGCTGCCGGCCATTCGCAGCCGCTGGTTCAAGCTGCACCAGAAGTTTCTGATGCAGCAGGCAGTGGCCAGCGATCGTGCGGGTGTGCTCAACGCCATCACCCGTTTCGTGCGCATTTCGATGCAGTCTCTGGCGCTCGGTTATGGTGCGTTGCTGGCGATCGAGGGTGAGATCACGCCCGGCATGATGATCGCCGGCTCGATCATCATCGGCCGGGCGCTGGCGCCGGTCGAGGTGCTGATCGCCAACTGGAAGCAACTCGTGTCGGCGCGCGCGGCCTACGGGCGCCTGGCCGAACTGCTGCAGGTCTATCCGGCGCGCGTTGCCGGTATGCCGCTGCCACGACCCGAGGGTGTCGTGCTGGTGGAGAATGCGGCGACCGCGGCTCCCGGCAGCCGGGTACTGATCCTGAAGAACGTCAGCTTCAGCCTGAAAGCCGGCGAGGTCGTGGCGGTGATCGGCCCGAGTGCTTCCGGGAAGTCCACTCTGGCTCGCCTGCTGGTTGGCGTATGGCCACCGTTGGCCGGCTGCGTACGGCTCGATGGTGCGGAGGTCTTCAAGTGGAACAAGGACGAGCTGGGCCGACATCTCGGTTATCTGCCGCAGGACATCGAGTTGTTCGACGGGACGGTCGCCGAGAACATTGCCCGTTTTGGCGACCTCGACTCCGAGAAGGTGCTGGCGGCGGCGCAGGCTGCCGGTGTCCATGACCTGGTCCTGATGCTGCCGATGGGCTACGACACGCCGTTGGGCGACGGCGGCAACGCCCTTTCAGGTGGGCAGAAGCAGCGGATCGGACTGGCCAGGGCGCTCTACGGCGACCCGGCGCTGATCGTCCTCGACGAGCCGAATTCGAATCTGGACGACCAGGGTGAAGCGGCGCTGGCGGAGACGCTGCGGCGCCTGAAGGCCGCCAAGCGTACCGTGGTGATCATCACTCACCGCATGAGCACGCTGGCCGTCGCCGACAGTATTCTGGTGATGCATGAAGGCACGGTGAAGCTGCACGGGCCGCGTGACCAGGTCCTGGCGGCACTGCGCTCGGGGAACCAGGCCGGCGCCGAGCGTCAGGGTGGTGGCGGTCGGCCGGCAGCGGTTGCGGTTGCCGGGAACACACCGGCGACACCACGCTTTGGCGCCTGA